A part of Pectobacterium cacticida genomic DNA contains:
- the bamC gene encoding outer membrane protein assembly factor BamC translates to MRYSLQKSMVAKVVGLSFVMLLAACSSDQRYKRQVNGDESYLQTPAPHALNTPAGMILPVQNGDYDIPAVTSKGAIGKALDIRPPVQPLALLNGSRTQISGDTATLMLENSAQNSQLWPQVIRVLQDNAFTIADRQDASQTLTTGWIPWPREDEAIPYQGRYQISVQQQGYQVALIVKLLGLQLNGQPVTTPDQTQRYAGLMLNALSNGLDAQATARENALANRTVGSLDVQSGADDTGLPLLIVRGTYAVVWDRLPAALDKIGMKVNDRSRPQGSVSVTYRAPSDGTWDDLGAKNPELPNGDYKLQVGDLDNRSSLQFIDAKGHTLTQSQNDALVAVFQAAFNK, encoded by the coding sequence ATGCGTTATTCATTACAAAAGTCGATGGTGGCGAAAGTTGTTGGCCTGTCATTCGTGATGTTGCTTGCAGCCTGTTCCAGCGATCAGCGTTATAAGCGTCAGGTCAATGGCGATGAATCCTATTTGCAGACACCGGCGCCGCATGCGTTGAATACGCCCGCCGGAATGATTTTACCGGTGCAGAATGGGGATTATGACATACCGGCGGTCACCTCAAAGGGGGCGATCGGCAAGGCGCTGGATATTCGTCCTCCGGTACAGCCATTGGCGTTGTTGAATGGTTCGCGCACCCAGATCTCAGGCGATACCGCGACGCTGATGTTAGAAAACAGCGCGCAAAATAGCCAACTTTGGCCGCAGGTTATCCGCGTGTTGCAAGATAACGCATTTACGATCGCCGACCGTCAGGATGCCAGTCAAACACTGACGACGGGTTGGATACCCTGGCCGCGTGAAGATGAAGCCATACCGTACCAGGGACGTTATCAGATTTCCGTGCAGCAGCAAGGCTATCAGGTTGCGTTGATTGTGAAACTGTTAGGCCTACAACTCAACGGTCAGCCCGTGACGACGCCAGATCAGACTCAGCGCTATGCTGGCCTGATGCTAAATGCATTGAGTAATGGTTTGGATGCTCAAGCCACAGCGCGTGAAAACGCGCTGGCAAATCGTACCGTTGGTTCGCTGGATGTGCAGAGCGGCGCAGATGATACGGGGCTCCCGCTGCTGATTGTGCGAGGTACCTATGCGGTAGTGTGGGATCGTTTACCTGCCGCGCTGGATAAGATCGGTATGAAAGTGAACGATCGTAGCCGCCCGCAGGGGTCGGTCTCTGTCACATACCGTGCACCAAGCGACGGTACGTGGGATGATTTAGGCGCCAAAAATCCTGAATTGCCTAACGGTGATTACAAATTGCAGGTCGGCGATTTAGATAACCGCAGCAGTCTGCAATTTATCGATGCTAAAGGGCATACGCTAACCCAGTCTCAGAATGATGCGCTGGTGGCTGTATTCCAGGCGGCGTTCAATAAATAA
- the purC gene encoding phosphoribosylaminoimidazolesuccinocarboxamide synthase: MQKLAELYRGKAKTVYTTEDPDLLVLEFRNDTSAGDGARIEQFDRKGMVNNKFNHFIMSKLEEAGIPTQMVSLLSDTEVLVKKLDMVPVECVVRNRAAGSLVKRLGIEEGIELNPPLFDLFLKNDAMHDPMVNESYCKTFGWVSEENLARMKELSYKANDVLSKLFGDAGLILVDFKLEFGLFKGEVVLGDEFSPDGSRLWDKATLNKMDKDRFRQSLGGLIEAYEEVAHRIGVKLD, encoded by the coding sequence ATGCAAAAGCTAGCTGAGCTGTATCGTGGAAAGGCGAAAACCGTCTACACCACCGAAGATCCCGATCTACTGGTGCTGGAGTTCCGCAATGATACATCAGCAGGAGATGGTGCGCGCATTGAGCAGTTTGACCGCAAAGGCATGGTGAATAACAAGTTCAACCATTTCATCATGAGTAAACTGGAAGAAGCGGGCATCCCAACCCAAATGGTGAGTTTACTCTCTGATACTGAAGTATTGGTAAAAAAGCTCGACATGGTGCCGGTTGAGTGTGTGGTGCGCAACCGCGCGGCGGGATCGCTGGTAAAACGTCTGGGCATCGAGGAAGGGATTGAATTAAACCCGCCGTTGTTCGATCTGTTCCTGAAAAACGATGCGATGCATGATCCGATGGTGAATGAATCCTACTGCAAGACGTTCGGCTGGGTGAGCGAAGAGAATCTGGCTCGTATGAAGGAACTCAGCTACAAAGCGAACGACGTGTTGAGCAAACTGTTTGGCGACGCCGGGCTGATTTTGGTCGATTTCAAGCTGGAGTTTGGTCTGTTCAAAGGCGAAGTCGTGCTGGGAGATGAGTTCTCACCAGACGGTAGCCGCCTGTGGGACAAAGCAACGCTGAACAAAATGGATAAAGACCGCTTCCGTCAGAGCCTGGGTGGCTTAATTGAAGCCTATGAAGAAGTCGCGCACCGTATCGGCGTAAAATTAGACTAA